From one Acipenser ruthenus chromosome 21, fAciRut3.2 maternal haplotype, whole genome shotgun sequence genomic stretch:
- the LOC117427893 gene encoding dmX-like protein 2 isoform X4: protein MHLHQVLTGAVNPGDSCYSVGSVNDIPFTAYGSGCDIVILASDFECVQIIPGAKHGNIQVSCVECSHQLGRIAASYGNTVCIFEPVATNPHKRNNQLNYQWQKTGQFFLNSMTYNLAWDPQGNRILTATDQLQLWAPPSGDILLEEDDSQAADDRLPPVLNDWKYVWQCKTAVSVHIMKWSSDGEYFATAGKDDCLLKVWYPTTGWKSAVVIPDLPDRKSDAVHFSFVYLAHPRTVTGFSWRKTSKYMPRGSVCNVLLTSCQDGVCRLWSETLLPEDSLLGGQITESSTSSSSSLPHLGNQKDKIQHALETIHHFKHLRRGRRRSSALVAHTDLLPSQLGSHDVHRQISHHANALCHFHIAASISPSTAIPPALAGTAFTSDEGNGGFVVHWLNNKDLSFTSAMDLFMQQLRKISEQQVEQGCEDLDQDILQKFDPELEDVSDNGSSEHEEEQEGSPKASSPGSSASVPLPTVLLDRKMEALVNEWNRNPDMLFTIHPVDGSFLVWHVKYLDEYIPGIFRQVQVAFSSRIPVAFPTGDANSLSKNIMVYACTFTEKDSSDSGQQKKKIKSIPHSASETDVLGSGTGHSVVPVISPAVMMVSKHIDGSLNQWAVTFADKSTFSSVLTVSHKFRYCGHRFHLNDLACHTVLPLLLTSSHHNALLTPESENEWDSEKVKQKLQPLKPQKGFSRKQLKNAATRTFHDPNAIYSELILWRVDHIGPLSCTGGVSELARINSLHTSAFSNVAWLPTLIPSHCLGTYCNSASACFVASDGKNLRLYQAVVDARKLLDELSDPEISKLVGEAFNIVSQQSTARPGCIIELDVITNQCGSTTQLLHVFQEDFILGYKPQDETEAYEDLESSSFQTEQGYRPPLFSETFFLVVIAKDSNRRSVLQMWHLHLKSVQACSSNTTPEQTFENKLTVPQQNNAESSPDSSPGQSPLPRSSSTANLQSASKLILSSKLVYSQPLDLPNDVEVIRATPSAGHLSSSSIYPICLAPYLIVTTCSDSKIRFWHCIVEIDPSYEDPEEGRTYRWEPWSLMNEEDDSNSAVCVPGRPVAVSCSYTGRLAVAFKQLKQSNGCISKEFSMHVSIFECESTGGSEWVLEQTIHLDDLANVGNALDPRVSVDSNLCVYSKSDLYLNKDHHLTPNIKHFVHLDWLSKEDGSHILTVGVGSSILMYGRISGIVNEQTSSKDGVAVITLPLGGSIKQGIKSKWILLRSVDLVSSVDGTPSLPVSLSWVRDGILVIGMDCEMHVYAQWKQDKKRSGETESDSPSSSENIAGQVDSRGFDTKACAMKHSVFDGPATAGDAFAAPTVLQDGGLFEAAHSLSPTLPQYHPTQLLELMDLGKVRRAKAILSHLVKCIAGEVAIVRDTEAGEGGARRHLSRTISVSGSTAKDTIIAGRDGVRDYTEIDSIPPLPLYALLSADLDTSYKIADESGKVRKGSESQRKLSGDQYEDLFQVQAVTTDDFVSFATEKRESKSRVINLSQYGLTYFGPEHARVLSSHLMHSSLPGLTRLEQMFLVALADTVATTSTEVGGSREKSCTGGETIDECGLRYLLAMRLHTCLLTSLPPLYRLQLLHQGVSTCHFAWAFHSEAEDEMLNMIPAMQRGDPQWPELRAMGVGWWVRNINTLRRTIEKVAKTAFQRKNDPLDAALFYLAIKKKAVLWGLFRSQHDDKMTQFFSHNFNEDRWRKAALKNAFSLLGKQRFEQAAAFFLLAGSLKDAIEVCLEKMEDIQLAMVVSRLYESDYETSPSYKGILNERVLGCLKDGTGFICSKLHPDPFLRSMSFWIMKDYTRALDTLLEQIPKEDDENPDVIVKSCNPVVFSFYNYLRTHPLLIRRHFASPEGSLATVGLTAEKSNADEINLIERKLFFTTANAHFKVGCPVLALEVLSKIPKVFKKTGSSLSKDTNVIASQPLENGGGASDLDWSQTGAASSTLDWGSSGEAATAVDWSQPLIKLEDDGLQLDWENDKDDDEEDEDDVGLTMKDSKSDEKITKRKDESSPGSEKPPGLKRGDSALESEVDVIAEQLKFRACLKILMTELRTLATGYEVDGGKLRFQLYNWLEKEIWALHQICNYKVEGKDSTNELDKWKDSDSMELEGADDKSDAGSYERHQLERRRLQAKQEHAERRKGWLRKNQALLRVFLSYCSLHGAQGGGVASVRMELIFLLQESQQETTVKQLQSPLPLPTTLPLLSASIAATKTVIANPVLHLSNHIHDIMYTMLQMDSPPHPNIHDDKTYTLHTQAASLSACIYQALCDSHSYSSQTETSQFTGMIYQGLLLSERRRLRTESIEEHATPSSLPAQWPGVASLINLLKSAQDEDRPKLNVLLCEAVVAVYLSLLIHGLATHSSNELFRLAAHPLNNRMWAAVFGGGAKLIVKPKRSPEIAPAPPARTEEIDKHRRRFNMRMLVPGRPVKETVVPPPVPAERPTYKEKFVPPELSMWDYFVAKPFLPLSDSGALYDSDESLPSDDEDDDDAFLSDTQIMEHSDPNSYSWALLRLVLVKLALHNVKNFFPVAGLEFSELPVTSPLGNAVIKTLENWEQILLEKINKFDGPPPNYINTYPSDISAGGGPAILRHKAMLEPDNTPFKAKHYLAFPVKRLWHFLVKQDVLQDTFIRYIFTKKRKQSEVEADLGYPGGKAKIIHKESDIIMAFAVNKASNNEIVLASTHDVQEIDASALLAAQPYTWIGEEFDKESRSSDDLDHRSSHTNIAQASAPPFAPSQMPASASMPWLGSGQTSTGANVIMKRNLNNVKRMTSHPVYQYYLTGAQDGSVRMFEWGRPQQLICFRQAGNARVTRLYFNSQGNKCGVADGEGFLSLWQVNQTASNPKPYLSWQCHSKATSDFAFLTSSSLIATTGQSSDNRNVCLWDTLVSPNNSLVHAFPCHDSGATVLQYAPKQQLIISGGRKGFICIFDIRQRQLLHTFQAHDSAVKALAMDSTEDYFITGSAEGNMKVWRLTGHGLIYSFTNEHAKQSIFRNIGAGVVKIETGPGNRIFTCGADGTLKMRVLPDRYNVPASIFDIL from the exons ATGCATCTTCACCAGGTGCTGACCGGAGCTGTCAATCCGGGAGACAGCTGTTATTCTGTCGGTAGCGTCAATGACATTCCTTTCACG GCATATGGCTCAGGATGTGATATTGTCATTTTGGCAAGTGACTTTGAGTGTGTTCAGATCATTCCCGGTGCTAAACATGGAAACATTCAAGTGAGCTGCGTGGAGTGTTCACATCAGCTGGGAAGG ATTGCAGCCTCCTATGGGAATACAGTGTGCATTTTTGAACCAGTTGCTACAAATCCCCACAAAAGAAACAAT CAGCTAAATTATCAATGGCAAAAGACAGGACAATTTTTCCTCAATTCTATGACCTACAATTTGGCATGGGACCCACAAG GTAACCGGATATTAACAGCAACAGACCAACTGCAGCTATGGGCGCCGCCATCTGGTGATATTCTTTTGGAGGAGGATGATAGTCAAGCTGCAGATGATAGATTACCACCAGTCTTAAATGACTGGAAATATGTCTGGCAGTGCAA GACTGCAGTATCTGTTCATATTATGAAGTGGTCCTCTGATGGTGAATACTTTGCAACAGCGGGGAAG GATGACTGTCTATTGAAGGTGTGGTATCCAACCACAGGCTGGAAGTCTGCTGTTGTAATCCCGGATCTCCCTGACAGAAAATCAGACGCTGTCCATTTCTCCTTTGTGTACCTGGCACATCCTCGGACTGTGACAGGCTTTTCATGGCGAAAGACCAGCAAATACATGCCTAG AGGGTCTGTGTGCAATGTGCTGCTTACTTCGTGTCAGGATGGGGTCTGTCGGCTCTGGTCCGAAACCTTGTTACCGGAGGACAGTCTTCTTGGTGGCCAAATCACTGAAAGCAGCACTAGCTCCAGCAGCAGCCTTCCTCATCTCGGAAATCAGAAGGATAAGATACAGCATGCTCTGGAG ACAATTCACCACTTTAAACATCTGAGAAGAGGTCGGAGGAGATCTTCAGCTCTGGTCGCCCACACAGACCTGTTGCCAAGCCAGCTTGGTTCACATGATGTGCACAGGCAGATTTCTCACCATGCTAATGCACTCTGCCATTTTCACATTGCAGCAAGTATCAGCCCTAGCACAG ctATTCCACCTGCTTTGGCTGGGACAGCTTTCACATCTGATGAAGGAAATGGAGGCTTTGTTGTTCATTGGCTTAACAATAAGGATCTCAGCTTTACATCTGCCATGGATTTGTTTATGCAGCAACTAAGAAAGATCTCTGAGCAGCAGGTGGAACAAGGATGTGAAGACCTTGATCAAGACATTTTACAGAAGTTTGATCCTG AACTGGAAGATGTTTCGGATAACGGGTCATCCGAGCATGAAGAAGAACAAGAAGGAAGTCCCAAGGCATCGTCCCCTGGCTCCAGTGCTAGTGTGCCACTCCCCACAGTGCTGCTTGATCGGAAAATGGAGGCACTTGTTAATGAGTGGAACAGGAACCCGGATATGCTTTTTACAATTCATCCTGTAGACGGCTCATTTTTAGTGTGGCATGTAAAATATTTAGATGAATACATCCCAGGAATCTTCAGACAGGTCCAG gtTGCATTTTCTTCTCGCATTCCAGTAGCTTTTCCCACTGGAGATGCTAACTCGCTCAGTAAAAACATCATGGTGTATGCTTGTACATTTACTGAAAAAGATTCAAGTGATTCTGGGCAACAGAAGAAGAAAATTAAAAGCATTCCTCATAGTGCATCAGAAACAGATGTACTTGGCTCTGGAACTGGCCATTCAGTGGTGCCTGTCATTAGTCCTGCAGTAATGATGGTGTCAAAACACATAGATGGATCCCTGAACCAGTGGGCTGTTACTTTTGCAGACAAGTCTACCTTCTCATCAGTATTGACTGTCTCTCACAAATTTAGATATTGTGGACATCGCTTCCATCTTAATGACTTGGCCTGTCATACTGTACTTCCATTGTTGCTGACTTCTTCACATCATAATGCTTTGTTAACTCCTGAGTCAGAGAACGAATGGGACTCTGAAAAAGTGAAGCAAAAACTACAGCCCTTGAAACCTCAGAAGGGTTTCTCGAGAAAGCAGCTGAAAAATGCAGCAACTCGAACATTTCATGACCCCAATGCAATCTACAGTGAGCTGATTCTCTGGCGTGTGGATCACATAGGACCCTTATCATGCACAGGAGGGGTGTCTGAGTTGGCACGAATTAACTCTCTACATACTTCAGCCTTTTCTAATGTCGCTTGGCTTCCAACACTGATACCAAGCCACTGTCTTG GAACTTACTGCAATTCTGCAAGTGCTTGCTTTGTGGCTTCCGATGGCAAGAACCTTCGGCTGTACCAAGCTGTGGTTGATGCTCGAAAACTTTTAGATGAACTTTCGGATCCAGAGATATCT aaacTTGTTGGTGAGGCCTTTAATATTGTCAGCCAGCAGTCTACAGCTCGTCCCGGTTGTATTATTGAACTTGATGTCATTACAAACCAG tgtgGCTCAACCACGCAACTTCTTCATGTCTTTCAAGAGGATTTCATCTTGGGTTATAAACCACAAGATGAGACTGAAGCTTATGAGGATCTGGAATCTTCCAGTTTTCAGACAGAACAAG GGTACCGCCCTCCACTATTTTCAGAAACGTTTTTTCTTGTGGTAATTGCAAAGGACAGCAATAGACGTTCTGTTCTTCAAATGTGGCATCTCCATTTAAAATCTGTGCAGGCTTGTTCCA GTAATACGACACCTGAGCAGACATTTGAGAACAAGCTCACTGTTCCACAGCAAAACAATGCAGAGTCTTCTCCAGATTCCTCCCCCGGCCAAAGCCCTCTTCCACGCTCTTCTTCAACAGCTAATCTCCAGTCTGCCAGCAAGCTCATCCTGAGTTCCAAATTAGTATACAGCCAACCGCTGGATCTTCCCAATGACGTCGAAGTTATCCGTGCAACACCTTCAGCAG ggcaTCTTAGCTCCTCGTCAATTTACCCAATCTGTCTCGCTCCCTATTTAATAGTGACAACCTGCTCCGACAGTAAGATCAGGTTCTGGCACTGCATTGTGGAAATTGATCCAAGTTATGAAGATCCTGAAGAAGGGCGCACTTACCGATGGGAACCATGGTCTTTAATGAATGAAGAAGATGACAGcaacagtgctgtgtgtgttcctgGGAGGCCAGTGGCTGTCAGCTGTTCTTATACTGGTCGCCTTGCAGTTGCTTTTAAACAGCTAAAGCAAAGCAATGGTTGTATATCGAAAGAGTTCTCAATGCACGTGTCTATATTTGAATGCGAGTCAACGGGAGGATCTGAGTGGGTGTTAGAGCAGACTATTCACTTAGATGATTTAGCAAATGTGGGAAATGCCCTGGACCCCAGGGTCAGTGTTGACAGTAACTTGTGTGTATATAGCAAGTCAGATTTGTACCTTAACAAAGACCATCACCTGACtccaaatataaaacattttgttcACCTTGATTGGTTATCCAAAGAAGACGGCTCACACATACTGACTGTGGGGGTCGGATCCAGCATATTGATGTATGGCAGAATTTCTGGCATTGTAAATGAACAAACCAGCAGCAAGGATGGTGTTGCTGTCATTACTCTACCACTAGGTGGAAGCATTAAGCAAGGAATAAAATCCAAGTGGATCCTTCTGAGATCAGTGGACTTGGTATCCTCAGTGGATGGCACACCTTCCTTACCAGTGTCACTGTCTTGGGTAAGGGATGGAATACTAGTAATAGGAATGGACTGCGAAATGCATGTCTATGCTCAGTGGAAACAAGACAAGAAACGCTCTGGTGAAACTGAGAGTGACAGTCCATCGTCTTCTGAAAACATAGCAGGCCAAGTCGACTCAAGAGGATTTGACACAAAAGCCTGTGCAATGAAGCACAGTGTTTTTGATGGACCTGCTACTGCAGGTGATGCTTTCGCAGCTCCTACTGTTCTTCAAGATGGGGGTCTGTTTGAAGCTGCACATTCTCTTTCACCTACTCTTCCCCAGTACCATCCCACTCAACTCTTGGAGCTCATGGACTTAGGGAAAGTTCGCAGAGCAAAAGCCATTCTTTCTCATTTGGTGAAATGCATTGCTGGCGAGGTGGCGATTGTGAGAGATACAGAGGCAGGAGAAGGAGGAGCCAGGCGACACCTTTCTCGGACCATCAGTGTAAGTGGCAGTACAGCAAAGGACACAATCATAGCTGGAAGAGATGGTGTCCGTGACTACACTGAAATTGACTCAATTCCGCCATTGCCATTATATGCCTTGCTGTCTGCTGACTTGGACACATCCTATAAAATTGCAGACGAAAGTGGGAAAGTGCGCAAAGGCTCCGAGAGTCAACGAAAGCTATCGGGAGATCAATACGAAGACCTGTTTCAGGTTCAAGCTGTAACCACTGATGACTTTGTTAGCTTTGCTACTGAAAAAAGAGAAAGTAAATCCAGAGTTATTAATTTGTCACAATATGGCCTGACATACTTTGGCCCAGAGCATGCTCGAGTTTTATCAAGCCATCTGATGCATTCTAGTTTACCAGGGCTAACTCGCCTTGAGCAGATGTTTCTGGTCGCATTGGCTGACACTGTGGCTACAACAAGCACTGAAGTTGGCGGAAGCAGAGAAAAAAGTTGTACAG GAGGGGAAACGATTGATGAATGTGGTCTCCGGTATTTGCTAGCCATGCGCTTGCATACATGTTTGCTGACATCACTACCCCCTTTATACCGCTTGCAGCTGTTACACCAAG GTGTTTCTACCTGTCATTTTGCTTGGGCTTTTCACTCTGAGGCAGAAGATGAAATGCTGAATATGATCCCAGCAATGCAAAGAGGAGATCCACAGTGGCCTGAGTTGCGAGCCATGGGAGTTGGCTGGTGGGTTCGAAATATAAATACACTACGAAGGACCATTGAGAAG GTTGCGAAAACTGCATTTCAAAGGAAAAATGATCCATTAGATGCTGCCTTGTTTTATCTCGCTATAAAGAAGAAAGCGGTTCTTTGGGGGCTGTTTAG GTCTCAGCATGACGATAAGATGACACAGTTTTTCAGCCACAACTTCAATGAAGATAGATGGCgcaaagcagctttaaaaaatGCCTTTTCTTTACTGGGAAAACAGCGCTTTGAGCAGGCTGCAGCCTTCTTTTTACTGGCTGGCTCTTTGAAAGATGCtattgag GTTTGTCTTGAGAAAATGGAAGACATACAGCTAGCCATGGTTGTTTCACGTCTGTACGAGTCGGATTATGAAACATCCCCCTCCTACAAGGGTATCCTCAATGAGAGGGTACTAGGTTGTTTAAAAGATGGTACTGGCTTCATCTGCAGTAAACTACACCCTGATCCTTTCCTGCGCAGTATGTCATTCTGGATAATGAAAGACTACACAAGGGCACTGGATACATTATTAGAACAGATTCCAAAGGAAGATGATGAAAATCCAG ATGTGATTGTGAAATCTTGCAACCCAGTTGTCTTCAGTTTCTACAATTATTTACGAACCCATCCTCTACTGATCCGAAGACACTTTGCATCACCAGAAGGGTCATTGGCCACCGTAGGACTTACAGCTGAGAAAAGCAATGCCGATGAAATCAATCTTATTGAGAGAAAACTATTCTTTACAACTGCAAATGCTCACTTTAAGGTTGGTTGCCCTGTACTGGCCCTTGAGGTCCTTTCTAAAATACCAAAAGTCTTTAAAAAGACAGGATCCTCCCTAAGCAAAGACACAAATGTTATTGCATCACAGCCACTAGAAAATGGTGGAGGAGCTAGTGACTTGGATTGGTCACAGACTGGGGCAGCATCCTCTACTCTAGACTGGGGAAGCAGTGGTGAAGCTGCTACTGCTGTTGACTGGAGCCAACCTCTCATTAAATTGGAAGACGATGGATTGCAGCTCGATTGGGAAAATGACaaagatgatgatgaggaggatgaggatgatgtTGGTTTAACCATGAAGGATTCCAAATCGGATGAAAAGATTACAAAACGGAAAGACGAGTCAAGCCCAGGGTCAGAAAAACCTCCAGGTCTAAAAAGGGGTGATTCTGCCTTAGAATCTGAGGTTGATGTCATTGCAGAACAGCTGAAATTCAGAGCATGTTTGAAAATACTGATGACTGAGCTAAGGACATTGGCTACAGGTTATGAGGTGGACGGAGGGAAGCTCAGGTTTCAACTTTACAACTGGTTAGAAAAGGAGATCTGGGCACTGCATCAAATCTGTAACTATAAAGTAGAAGGGAAGGATTCCACAAATGAACTGGACAAATGGAAAGACAGTGATTCAATGGAGCTGGAAGGTGCTGACGACAAGTCTGATGCTGGGTCGTACGAACGTCACCAATTAGAGCGTCGGAGGTTACAAGCAAAGCAAGAACATGCTGAAAGGCGCAAGGGGTGGCTGAGAAAGAATCAGGCACTCCTCCGAGTGTTTCTGAGTTACTGTAGCTTACATGGTGCACAGGGAGGTGGTGTTGCATCAGTAAGAATGGAACTCATCTTTCTGTTGCAAGAGTCACAGCAG GAAACCACAGTGAAGCAGCTTCAGTCTCCTCTTCCATTGCCAACAACACTGCCTTTACTTTCTGCAAGCATAGCTGCAACCAAGACAGTCATTGCCAACCCAGTTTTGCACCTGAGTAACCATATCCATGACATTATGTATACTATGCTTCAGATGGACTCTCCACCTCATCCAAACATTCACGATGACAAG ACTTACACATTACACACTCAGGCAGCCTCACTTTCTGCTTGCATCTATCAAGCACTCTGTGATAGTCACAGCTACAG CAGTCAGACAGAAACAAGTCAGTTCACAGGAATGATTTATCAAGGCTTATTATTAAGTGAAAGACGGAGATTACGGACGGAAAGCATCGAGGAACATGCAACACCAAGCTCTCTTCCTGCCCAGTGGCCAG GTGTCGCATCACTCATTAACCTTTTAAAGTCCGCTCAGGATGAGGATCGGCCCAAGCTGAATGTATTGTTATGTGAAGCAGTTGTGGCTGTCTACCTCAGTCTGTTGATCCATGGCCTTGCCACCCATTCAAGCAATGAACTTTTTCGATTAGCTGCCCATCCTCTGAATAATAGAATGTGGGCGGCAGTGTTTGGCGGAGGAGCAAAACTGATAGTAAAGCCTAAAAGGTCACCAGAAATTGCACCAG ctcctcctgCTCGCACAGAAGAAATTGATAAGCATCGTCGTAGATTCAATATGAGAATGCTAGTGCCTGGCAGGCCAGTGAAAGAAACTGTGGTTCCTCCACCTGTACCTGCAGAGAGGCCAACCTACAAAGAGAAGTTTGTCCCCCCAGAACTCAGCATGTGGGATTACTTTGTAGCAAAA CCATTTCTTCCTCTATCTGATAGCGGTGCTTTGTATGATTCCGATGAAAGTCTTCCAagtgatgatgaggatgatgacgATGCCTTCCTTTCCGACACTCAAATAATGGAGCACTCGGATCCTAATTCATACAG TTGGGCACTGTTGCGATTAGTACTGGTCAAGTTGGCGCTACACAATGTGAAGAATTTCTTTCCTGTTGCAGGACTGGAGTTTTCAG AACTTCCTGTAACCTCACCTTTGGGCAATGCTGTTATAAAAACTTTGGAAAACTGGGAGCAGATTCTTCTTGAAAAAATTAACAAGTTTGACGGCCCTCCACCAAATTACATAAACACCTATCCAAGTGACATCAGTGCTGGAGGGGGACCAGCGATATTAAGACACAAAGCCATGCTTGAGCCAGACAACACCCCTTTCAA GGCTAAGCATTATTTAGCTTTTCCTGTTAAACGGCTGTGGCATTTCCTTGTGAAACAAGACGTTCTTCAAGACACATTTATTCGCTACATTTTCACCAAAAAGAGGAAGCAGAGTGAG GTGGAGGCAGACCTTGGTTATCCAGGTGGAAAAGCTAAAATCATTCACAAGGAATCCGATATTATAATGGCCTTTGCAGTCAAtaag GCCAGTAATAATGAAATTGTGCTAGCTTCTACACATGATGTGCAGGAAATTGATGCCTCTGCTCTTTTAGCTGCGCAACCATACACCTGGATTGGAGAAGAGTTTGACAAAGAGTCCAGAAG CTCTGATGATCTTGATCATCGCTCCTCCCATACAAACATTGCCCAGGCAAGTGCACCTCCATTTGCACCCAGTCAGATGCCTGCGTCTGCATCGATGCCCTGGTTAGGCAGTGGGCAAACAAGCACAGGCGCTAATGTG ATCATGAAAAGAAACTTGAATAATGTGAAAAGAATGACATCACATCCAGTTTACCAGTACT atttaacTGGAGCCCAGGATGGAAGCGTACGGATGTTTGAATGGGGTCGTCCACAGCAACTTATATGTTTTCGCCAAGCTGGCAATGCTAGGGTTACACGATTGTACTTCAATTCCCAAGGCAACAAG tgTGGGGTTGCGGACGGAGAAGGGTTTTTGAGCCTTTGGCAGGTTAACCAAACTGCATCTAATCCGAAACCTTATTTG AGCTGGCAGTGTCACAGTAAAGCCACAAGTGACTTTGCCTTCCTCACCTCCTCCAGCCTCATAGCCACAACCGGACAATCCAGTGACAACAg AAATGTGTGTTTATGGGATACTCTGGTTTCACCAAATAATAGTCTGGTACATG ctttCCCCTGTCACGACAGTGGGGCCACAGTACTTCAGTATGCACCCAAGCAGCAGCTCATCATCTCTGGAGGCAGGAAAGGCTTCATCTGCATTTTTGACATCAGACAGAGACAGCTGCTTCATACCTTTCAAGCACATGATTCTGCTGTTAAAGCTCTCGCAATGGACTCCACTGAGGACTACTTTATTACTGGCTCCGCAGAAGGAAACATGAAG